GTCAACTTCACCCGCAACCTCATCCTGGGGGAGGTCGCGACGATATTCCCGCGCGAAAAGCTCGCCGTGGAGATTCTCGAAACGATCACTCCCGACGACGAGGTCATCGCCGCGTGCAGACGGCTCAAGAAGGCCGGGTACACGATCGTACTGGACGATTTCATTTTCAAGCCCGAACTGCAGCGCTTCGTCGACATGGCCGACATCATCAAGCTGGACTTCCGGATATCGGGCGTACGGGAGCGCCAAGAACTCATCAGCCGGCTCGGACACGGGAAGATACGGTTCCTCGCGGAGAAGGTCGAGACCCGGAAGGAGTTCGACGGGGCCTTCGCGATGGGTTTTACCTATTTCCAGGGATATTTTTTCGCGCGTCCCGAGATCGTCTCCGGCAAGGACGTCCCCGGCTACAAGCTGAACTATCTGCAGATACTCAGGGAGGTCCATAAGATCGACGCCGATTTCGGCGAACTCGAGGACATCATCAAGCACGACGTTTCCATCACCTATAAACTGCTGCGATTCATCAATTCGGCGGCATTCGGCTTCGCGACGAAGATCCAGTCCATAAAGCAGGCGATCAGCCTGCTCGGGCTCAAGGAATTCAGGAAATGGGTGTCGCTGATCGCCCTCAGCAGCATGGGCGATGACAAGCCCGAGGAACTGGTGCTCGCGTCCATGAGCAGGGCGCGCTTCTGCGAGCTCATCGCGCCGAAGATCGGCATGAAGGAAAAATCCTCGGACCTCTTCCTGACCGGAATGTTTTCGATGATCGACGCGTTCATCGACCAGCCCATGGAGGATATCCTGAACGACCTTCCGCTGTCTGAGGGTATCAAAACGGCGCTCCTCGGCGGCGAGAAC
The nucleotide sequence above comes from Spirochaetota bacterium. Encoded proteins:
- a CDS encoding HDOD domain-containing protein, which produces MAGKNIPIESTQKIRGVYVARQPIFDRSLKLYAYELLFRSGFSEFYDQSDGDLASSKTIMNSFLLLGLDSLTGGRMAFVNFTRNLILGEVATIFPREKLAVEILETITPDDEVIAACRRLKKAGYTIVLDDFIFKPELQRFVDMADIIKLDFRISGVRERQELISRLGHGKIRFLAEKVETRKEFDGAFAMGFTYFQGYFFARPEIVSGKDVPGYKLNYLQILREVHKIDADFGELEDIIKHDVSITYKLLRFINSAAFGFATKIQSIKQAISLLGLKEFRKWVSLIALSSMGDDKPEELVLASMSRARFCELIAPKIGMKEKSSDLFLTGMFSMIDAFIDQPMEDILNDLPLSEGIKTALLGGENVYRTALETAISFERGDWDSLGPLKERLGLGEDEFPPIFHSSIEWASRIFIE